Proteins encoded together in one Agromyces sp. 3263 window:
- a CDS encoding DUF1003 domain-containing protein, which yields MARVDVEDRRFDTPKGTRRSVPFRGSGDSDRFGRFTEWVARGMGTPGFLLGLSVFAISWMAWNTFAPEPLRFDSIAIGFTALTLVLSLQASYAAPLILLAQNRQDDRDRVQIEQDRQRAERNLADTEYLAREVVALRLAMRDVATKDFIRSELRAMLEELDRKDEEEREHAAS from the coding sequence ATGGCACGCGTTGACGTCGAGGACCGCCGGTTCGACACCCCGAAAGGCACGCGCCGATCCGTGCCCTTCCGCGGGTCGGGCGACAGCGACCGGTTCGGCCGCTTCACCGAGTGGGTGGCCCGAGGCATGGGCACGCCCGGCTTCCTGCTCGGCCTCTCGGTCTTCGCGATCTCCTGGATGGCGTGGAACACGTTCGCGCCCGAGCCGCTGCGCTTCGACTCGATCGCGATCGGGTTCACCGCGCTCACCCTCGTGCTCAGCCTGCAGGCGTCGTATGCCGCCCCCCTGATCCTGCTCGCCCAGAACCGCCAGGACGACCGCGACCGCGTGCAGATCGAGCAGGACCGCCAACGCGCGGAGCGCAACCTCGCCGACACCGAGTACCTCGCCCGGGAGGTCGTCGCGCTGCGCCTGGCGATGCGCGACGTGGCGACGAAGGACTTCATCCGCTCCGAGCTGCGCGCCATGCTCGAGGAGCTCGACCGCAAGGACGAGGAGGAACGGGAGCATGCCGCGTCCTGA
- a CDS encoding PHP domain-containing protein: protein MSEAPAVIGDADLHTHSTVSDGTEAPAVLMAQAAAAGLWGIALTDHDSTAGWAEAAAAVPATGVALIPGMELSTREGFMSVHMLAYLIDPSDERLLAETTRIRESRVTRAEEIVRRIGRDYDLSWDDVLAQTVEGTTIGRPHIADALVARGHVSTRSAAFAGILHPRAGYAEPHYAPDPLTGVRLIRAAGGVPVLAHPGTRGAERVIPPDRLARLAEAGLFGLEVDHPENRADAKPRLRALAQQYGLEITGSSDYHGAGKPNRLAECTTPSAVVERLIAEGRGSTPVLP from the coding sequence ATGTCCGAAGCCCCCGCCGTCATCGGCGACGCCGACCTGCACACGCACTCGACGGTGTCCGACGGCACGGAGGCGCCCGCCGTCCTCATGGCGCAGGCCGCCGCCGCAGGGCTCTGGGGCATCGCGCTCACCGATCACGACTCCACGGCCGGGTGGGCCGAGGCCGCCGCCGCGGTGCCGGCGACCGGGGTGGCCCTCATCCCCGGCATGGAGCTGTCGACGCGCGAGGGGTTCATGAGCGTGCACATGCTCGCCTACCTCATCGACCCGTCCGACGAGCGGCTGCTCGCGGAGACCACGCGCATCCGCGAGTCGCGCGTGACCCGCGCCGAGGAGATCGTGCGTCGCATCGGTCGCGACTACGACCTCAGCTGGGACGACGTGCTCGCCCAGACCGTCGAGGGCACCACGATCGGCCGGCCGCACATCGCCGACGCCCTGGTCGCCAGGGGTCACGTGTCGACGCGATCGGCCGCGTTCGCGGGCATCCTGCATCCGCGTGCCGGCTACGCCGAGCCGCACTACGCACCCGACCCGCTCACCGGCGTGCGGCTCATCCGCGCCGCGGGCGGCGTGCCGGTGCTCGCGCACCCCGGCACCCGTGGTGCCGAGCGCGTCATCCCGCCCGACCGCCTCGCCCGCCTCGCCGAGGCCGGCCTGTTCGGGCTCGAGGTCGACCATCCCGAGAACCGCGCCGACGCGAAGCCCCGGCTGAGGGCCCTGGCGCAGCAGTACGGCCTCGAGATCACCGGGTCGAGCGACTACCACGGCGCGGGCAAGCCCAATCGGCTGGCCGAGTGCACCACGCCGTCAGCGGTCGTCGAACGTCTCATCGCCGAGGGTCGCGGCTCGACGCCGGTGCTCCCGTAG
- a CDS encoding aminopeptidase P family protein encodes MANTSDTSTTTAPPASEESGRNANRSTTPGSEGFKEFIGSGWADRDETLPPAREQAAFAAARRATVSAAFTGVRLIVPAGDMKQRANDTDYPFRAHTAFAHLTGWGSDSEPGAVLVFEPNGEGHTATVYFRERAGRDSEEFYANPAIGEFWIGPRPSLAHVAADLATETRGLDEFDRVLSSVDTSTLVLREADTAITERVDHARIRFAAEEALSTNASDAPFSIEVNGDHDPDAELARVLSELRLVKDEFEVAEMRAAIDATQRGFTEVLEELPRITAEVRGERVIEGVFATRARLDGNDVGYGSIAAAGPHATILHWTRNDGPVVPGDLVLLDAGVERDTYYTADITRTFPVNGTFSPVQRQVYEAVLEAADAAFAVVRPGAIFRDVHAAAMQVIARKTAEWGFLPVSAEESLQPENQFHRRYMVHGTSHHLGLDVHDCAQARRSMYMDGVLEAGMVFTIEPGLYFQSDDLTVPEEFRGIGVRIEDDILVTADGAENLSAGIPRTADEVEAWVRGGLGR; translated from the coding sequence ATGGCCAACACGAGCGACACCAGCACCACGACCGCGCCCCCCGCCTCCGAGGAGTCCGGTCGCAACGCGAATCGCTCGACCACGCCGGGCTCCGAGGGCTTCAAGGAGTTCATCGGCAGCGGCTGGGCCGACCGCGACGAGACGCTGCCGCCCGCACGCGAGCAGGCCGCCTTCGCCGCCGCGCGACGGGCGACCGTGTCGGCCGCCTTCACCGGCGTGCGGCTCATCGTGCCCGCCGGCGACATGAAGCAGCGGGCCAACGACACCGACTATCCGTTCCGGGCGCATACGGCCTTCGCGCACCTGACGGGCTGGGGGTCCGACTCGGAGCCCGGCGCCGTGCTCGTCTTCGAGCCGAACGGCGAGGGCCACACCGCCACCGTGTACTTCCGGGAACGCGCGGGGCGCGACTCCGAGGAGTTCTACGCCAACCCCGCCATCGGCGAGTTCTGGATCGGCCCTCGCCCCTCGCTCGCGCATGTCGCCGCCGACCTCGCGACCGAGACGCGCGGTCTCGACGAATTCGACCGGGTGCTCTCCTCGGTCGACACGTCGACGCTCGTGCTCCGCGAGGCCGACACGGCCATCACCGAGCGGGTCGACCACGCGCGCATCCGCTTCGCGGCCGAGGAGGCCCTCTCGACGAACGCGTCCGACGCGCCGTTCTCGATCGAGGTGAACGGCGACCACGACCCCGACGCCGAGCTCGCCCGCGTGCTCTCCGAGCTCCGCCTGGTGAAGGACGAGTTCGAGGTCGCCGAGATGCGCGCCGCGATCGACGCGACGCAGCGGGGCTTCACCGAGGTGCTCGAGGAACTCCCCCGCATCACGGCCGAGGTGCGGGGCGAACGCGTGATCGAGGGCGTCTTCGCCACCCGCGCGCGGCTCGACGGCAACGACGTCGGCTACGGCTCGATCGCCGCGGCCGGACCGCACGCCACCATCCTGCACTGGACCCGCAACGACGGTCCCGTCGTGCCCGGCGACCTGGTGCTCCTCGACGCCGGCGTCGAGCGCGACACCTACTACACGGCCGACATCACGCGCACCTTCCCCGTGAACGGCACGTTCTCGCCGGTACAGCGCCAGGTGTACGAGGCCGTGCTCGAGGCAGCGGATGCCGCGTTCGCGGTCGTGCGTCCGGGTGCGATCTTCCGCGACGTGCACGCCGCCGCGATGCAGGTCATCGCCCGGAAGACCGCCGAGTGGGGCTTCCTCCCGGTCTCGGCCGAGGAGTCGCTGCAGCCCGAGAACCAGTTCCACCGCCGCTACATGGTGCACGGCACGAGCCACCACCTGGGCCTCGACGTGCACGACTGCGCGCAGGCTCGGCGGTCCATGTACATGGACGGCGTGCTCGAGGCCGGCATGGTCTTCACGATCGAGCCCGGCCTGTACTTCCAGTCCGACGACCTCACGGTGCCCGAGGAGTTCCGCGGCATCGGCGTGCGCATCGAGGACGACATCCTCGTCACGGCCGACGGCGCCGAGAACCTCTCGGCGGGAATACCGCGCACGGCCGACGAGGTCGAGGCCTGGGTTCGCGGCGGTCTGGGTCGCTAG
- a CDS encoding endonuclease/exonuclease/phosphatase family protein codes for MLPRILGWAVVLGTAAVAVVLLWPQAFGLQNQWVAAHVVALRGTAAACAVIAALGLALLAIPRATRTFGIAMAVVLASYAVGNVAVLGARGFGGSDVAGEEASVTVLSWNTLGEVPDATTIAGLALDEGADVVVLPETTEPLGEEVAVAMRDGGSPIWVHTVAFDEVAKARSTTILISPDLGEYEVMSALVPGPPGNTNTVPSIVAEPVGGDGPRIVAVHAVAPIRWELRNWRSDLDWLAAQCSGENVIMAGDFNATVDHFAGRGVDGGDLGRCRDAAVAGGAGGLGTWPTDVPEFLGSPIDHVLATPGWQVDAFRVIGEIDGSGSDHRPVVATLSPAS; via the coding sequence ATGCTCCCCCGCATCCTCGGCTGGGCCGTCGTGCTCGGCACCGCCGCCGTCGCCGTCGTGCTGCTGTGGCCGCAGGCGTTCGGGCTGCAGAACCAGTGGGTCGCCGCGCATGTGGTCGCGCTCCGCGGCACCGCCGCTGCGTGCGCCGTCATCGCGGCGCTCGGGCTCGCCCTGCTCGCCATCCCTCGCGCCACCCGCACGTTCGGCATCGCGATGGCCGTGGTGCTCGCGTCGTACGCGGTGGGCAACGTCGCGGTGCTGGGGGCGCGCGGCTTCGGCGGGTCGGATGTCGCGGGCGAGGAGGCATCCGTCACCGTGCTCAGCTGGAACACCCTCGGCGAGGTGCCGGATGCCACGACCATCGCCGGACTCGCCCTCGACGAGGGCGCCGACGTCGTCGTGCTGCCCGAGACCACCGAGCCGCTCGGCGAGGAGGTGGCCGTCGCCATGCGCGACGGCGGCAGTCCGATTTGGGTGCACACGGTCGCGTTCGACGAGGTCGCGAAGGCCCGCTCGACGACCATCCTCATCTCCCCCGACCTCGGCGAGTACGAGGTCATGTCGGCGCTCGTGCCCGGGCCGCCCGGCAACACGAACACCGTGCCGTCGATCGTCGCGGAGCCCGTGGGCGGCGACGGGCCGCGCATCGTGGCCGTGCACGCCGTGGCCCCCATCCGGTGGGAGCTGCGCAACTGGCGCAGCGACCTCGACTGGCTCGCGGCGCAGTGCTCCGGCGAGAACGTGATCATGGCCGGCGACTTCAACGCGACCGTCGACCACTTCGCCGGCCGCGGCGTCGACGGGGGCGACCTCGGGCGGTGCCGGGATGCCGCGGTGGCCGGCGGTGCCGGCGGCCTCGGCACGTGGCCGACCGACGTGCCCGAGTTCCTCGGCAGCCCGATCGACCACGTGCTCGCGACGCCCGGCTGGCAGGTCGACGCGTTCCGGGTGATCGGCGAGATCGACGGCTCGGGCAGCGACCACCGCCCGGTCGTCGCCACGCTCTCACCCGCCTCGTGA
- a CDS encoding general stress protein: protein MSSPSPFGGRTARTFPTLPKGETVATFETYPEAQAAVDQLAKAEFPVKELAIVGTDLTSVERITGTLSWGRAAGAGAISGAWFGTFLGLLFFIFAPSGATLGILGSAVLIGAGFGMIFSVVSYSVNRRRRDFTSVNQVLATRYAIVAESAHVERARSVLGVDAPSTIPSRPPVVPASSPTSGRPMSYGEATDAARRAAAAETARAAGPVARERPRYGEYAPTGDADGDASTKDAAASAPPAVDDDADTPSSSER from the coding sequence GTGAGCTCACCTTCCCCGTTCGGCGGCCGCACGGCGCGCACGTTCCCGACCCTTCCCAAGGGCGAGACCGTCGCGACCTTCGAGACGTATCCCGAGGCGCAGGCGGCGGTGGACCAGCTGGCGAAGGCGGAGTTCCCGGTGAAGGAGCTCGCGATCGTGGGCACCGACCTCACGAGCGTCGAGCGCATCACCGGCACGCTGAGCTGGGGTCGCGCTGCGGGCGCGGGCGCCATCTCGGGCGCATGGTTCGGTACGTTCCTGGGCCTGCTGTTCTTCATCTTCGCGCCCTCGGGCGCCACGCTCGGCATCCTCGGATCAGCGGTGCTCATCGGTGCGGGCTTCGGCATGATCTTCAGCGTCGTGTCGTACTCGGTCAATCGCCGACGACGCGACTTCACCTCCGTCAACCAGGTGCTCGCCACGCGCTACGCGATCGTCGCCGAGTCCGCCCATGTCGAACGGGCACGATCCGTCCTCGGCGTGGACGCGCCGAGCACCATCCCGTCTCGGCCGCCCGTGGTGCCGGCCTCCTCGCCGACGAGCGGGCGTCCGATGAGCTACGGCGAGGCGACGGATGCCGCGCGCCGGGCGGCTGCGGCCGAGACGGCCCGTGCGGCCGGCCCGGTGGCCCGCGAGCGTCCTCGGTACGGCGAGTACGCGCCGACGGGCGACGCTGACGGAGATGCCTCCACGAAGGATGCCGCGGCATCCGCCCCGCCCGCCGTCGACGACGACGCGGACACCCCGTCCTCCTCCGAGCGCTGA
- a CDS encoding DUF3107 domain-containing protein: MDVRIGIQNSPREISFETSQSAAEVEQAVAAALAGQSALLKLSDKKGAVYVVPAAALAYVEIGSEESRHVGFVA; this comes from the coding sequence GTGGACGTTCGCATCGGCATCCAGAACTCCCCCCGTGAGATCAGCTTCGAGACCTCGCAGTCGGCGGCGGAGGTGGAGCAGGCCGTCGCGGCGGCCCTCGCCGGGCAGTCCGCGCTCCTGAAGCTCTCCGACAAGAAGGGCGCCGTCTACGTGGTGCCCGCTGCCGCACTCGCCTATGTCGAGATCGGCTCGGAGGAGTCGCGCCACGTCGGATTCGTGGCCTGA
- a CDS encoding M1 family metallopeptidase, translated as MPSRRRRTALLVVIAAVAASAVVAAPSVAVAAPPVYTPGADGAGDPYFPFAGNGGIDVLHYDLDLDYAPPAPEPAPLTGHLSGVATIDLVPTQDLSRFNLDLRGLTATAVTVARKAATFAQVGDELVITPTKKLKEGKRAQVVVTYGGPTTRPTDIEGALYGWVTTRDGAMVVNEPDGASTWFPVNDHPVDKATYTFEISVPEGLVAVANGLPTGPPVTAGGTTTWNWDAPDPMAAYLATASVGDYVVNQYTAADGTPIFDAVDPTRLGAPSADLALTSDMIVFFAGLYGAYPFNSYGAIVDDDSVGYALETQTRSVFSRSAREGTIAHELAHQWMGDEVSPFRWADIWLNEGWATYSQWMWTEHRGGATAQQSFDEVMAIAADDPDEFWQVVVADPGALGLFVDPIYDRGAATLHALRVKIGDDAFFELAKAWVDRFGGATASTAEFTALAEEVSGEDLDAFFEAWLYAPEKPTEW; from the coding sequence ATGCCGTCACGTCGCCGCCGTACCGCACTCCTCGTCGTGATCGCCGCGGTCGCGGCATCCGCCGTCGTGGCTGCGCCATCCGTGGCCGTCGCCGCGCCACCGGTCTACACCCCGGGAGCCGACGGCGCCGGCGACCCGTACTTCCCGTTCGCGGGCAACGGCGGCATCGACGTGCTCCACTACGACCTCGACCTCGACTACGCGCCACCCGCTCCCGAGCCCGCTCCCCTCACCGGGCACCTGAGCGGTGTCGCGACCATCGACCTCGTGCCCACGCAGGACCTGAGCAGGTTCAACCTCGATCTCCGCGGCCTCACCGCGACGGCGGTGACCGTGGCACGCAAGGCCGCGACCTTCGCGCAGGTGGGCGACGAACTCGTGATCACTCCCACGAAGAAGCTCAAGGAGGGCAAGCGGGCGCAGGTCGTCGTCACCTACGGCGGCCCCACGACACGGCCGACCGACATCGAGGGCGCGCTCTACGGCTGGGTCACCACGCGCGACGGCGCAATGGTCGTGAACGAGCCCGACGGCGCCTCCACCTGGTTCCCGGTCAACGACCACCCCGTCGACAAGGCCACCTACACGTTCGAGATCAGCGTTCCCGAGGGGCTCGTCGCCGTCGCCAACGGCCTGCCCACCGGTCCGCCGGTGACGGCGGGCGGGACGACGACGTGGAACTGGGACGCGCCCGACCCGATGGCCGCATACCTCGCCACCGCGAGCGTGGGCGACTACGTCGTCAACCAGTACACCGCGGCCGACGGCACGCCGATCTTCGACGCCGTCGACCCGACCCGCCTCGGCGCCCCGAGCGCCGACCTCGCGCTCACGAGCGACATGATCGTCTTCTTCGCGGGACTCTACGGCGCCTATCCGTTCAACTCGTACGGCGCGATCGTCGACGACGACTCCGTCGGTTACGCGCTCGAGACGCAGACCCGATCGGTCTTCTCGCGCAGTGCCCGCGAGGGCACCATCGCGCACGAGCTGGCGCACCAGTGGATGGGCGACGAGGTGAGCCCCTTCCGCTGGGCGGACATCTGGCTCAATGAGGGTTGGGCGACGTACTCGCAGTGGATGTGGACGGAGCACCGGGGCGGCGCCACGGCCCAGCAGTCGTTCGACGAGGTGATGGCGATTGCCGCGGACGATCCCGACGAGTTCTGGCAGGTCGTGGTCGCCGATCCGGGGGCCCTCGGGCTCTTCGTCGACCCCATCTACGATCGTGGGGCCGCCACGCTGCACGCGCTCCGCGTGAAGATCGGCGACGACGCGTTCTTCGAGCTCGCCAAGGCCTGGGTCGATCGGTTCGGCGGCGCCACGGCGTCGACGGCCGAGTTCACCGCATTGGCCGAGGAGGTCTCGGGCGAGGACCTGGACGCCTTCTTCGAGGCCTGGCTGTACGCACCCGAGAAGCCGACGGAGTGGTAG
- a CDS encoding ferritin-like fold-containing protein: MVFRTNRRGLRPEAPRLRPRVTPTELAKVDFTELVPEPVPFLGQAAYIQLEFFENLARAVATAPTLPAKEGLSAAAGVALRKHHALIAEIRRLGVEPDDVMAPFAPATDRFQQISSGADWYELLLGIHVTAGMLDGYFSRLAAGLPAELGARVRAILDEEGASVVLESELRDAIAADSQLADRLALWGRSLVGDTLLIARSALRASEAPGSARADQVEPVFTELIADHTRRMDALGLTA; encoded by the coding sequence GTGGTGTTCAGGACGAATCGGCGCGGCCTCCGGCCCGAGGCGCCGCGACTGCGTCCCCGTGTCACGCCGACCGAGCTGGCGAAGGTCGATTTCACCGAGCTGGTGCCCGAGCCGGTGCCCTTCCTCGGCCAGGCCGCCTACATCCAGCTCGAGTTCTTCGAGAACCTCGCGCGAGCCGTCGCGACCGCGCCCACGCTCCCCGCGAAGGAGGGGCTGAGCGCCGCGGCGGGCGTCGCCCTGCGCAAGCACCACGCGCTCATCGCCGAGATCCGCCGCCTCGGCGTGGAGCCCGATGATGTGATGGCGCCGTTCGCACCGGCGACCGATCGCTTCCAGCAGATCAGCTCCGGTGCCGACTGGTACGAGCTCCTCCTCGGCATCCATGTCACCGCGGGCATGCTCGACGGCTACTTCTCGCGCCTCGCTGCCGGGCTGCCCGCCGAGCTCGGGGCGCGCGTGCGGGCGATCCTCGACGAGGAGGGCGCCTCGGTCGTACTCGAGTCCGAGTTGCGCGACGCCATCGCCGCCGACTCGCAGCTGGCCGATCGGCTCGCGCTCTGGGGGCGCAGCCTCGTCGGCGACACCCTGCTGATCGCTCGGTCGGCGCTGCGTGCGTCGGAGGCGCCGGGTTCGGCCCGTGCCGACCAGGTCGAGCCGGTCTTCACCGAGCTCATCGCCGATCACACGCGGCGCATGGACGCGTTGGGACTCACGGCCTGA
- a CDS encoding magnesium transporter MgtE N-terminal domain-containing protein — translation MSATRVFVARLAGCAVFDPAGDRVGKVRDVLVVYRKSDPPRVVGLIVEIPGKRRVFVSIGRVTSIGGGQIITTGLINLRRFEQRGGEVRVIAEMLGRKVVFNDGSGEATIEDVAIQEKEPGEWEVDQLFVRRPKGASPFSKGQSAYVTWREVRELNASGEAQSAEQLIATYSELKPADLANTLLDLPVQRRQEVAEELSDDRLADVLEEMPESDQVEILSGLGDDRAADVLDHMQPDDAADLIAQLPEERGEHLLELMEPEEADDVRFLLSYGPDTAGGLMTTEPIIVSADATVAEGLALIRRHDLPPALGAAVCVTLPPYEPPTGRFLGVVHFQRMLRYPPHERLGTLIDQGLEPVRADTSAAEVSRILASYDLVSVPVVDEKHRLVGVVTIDDVLDYLLPDDWRSHPDDETDVGRRAAARSQLTTGSIPIPNGRRAGDGTR, via the coding sequence GTGAGCGCCACGAGAGTCTTCGTCGCCCGACTCGCCGGGTGCGCCGTCTTCGACCCCGCCGGGGATCGGGTCGGAAAGGTGCGCGACGTGCTGGTCGTGTACCGCAAGAGCGACCCTCCGCGCGTGGTCGGCCTCATCGTCGAGATCCCCGGCAAGCGTCGCGTGTTCGTCTCGATCGGGCGGGTCACGTCGATCGGCGGCGGCCAGATCATCACCACCGGGCTCATCAACCTGCGTCGCTTCGAGCAGCGCGGCGGCGAGGTGCGCGTCATCGCCGAGATGCTCGGCCGCAAGGTCGTCTTCAACGACGGCTCCGGCGAGGCCACGATCGAGGATGTCGCGATCCAGGAGAAGGAGCCGGGCGAATGGGAGGTCGACCAGCTCTTCGTGCGGCGTCCCAAGGGCGCGTCGCCCTTCTCCAAGGGCCAGTCGGCCTACGTCACGTGGCGCGAGGTCCGTGAGCTGAACGCGAGCGGCGAGGCGCAGTCGGCCGAGCAGCTCATCGCCACGTACTCCGAGCTGAAGCCCGCCGACCTCGCCAACACGCTGCTCGACCTGCCCGTGCAACGACGGCAGGAGGTCGCCGAGGAGCTCTCCGACGACCGCCTCGCCGATGTGCTCGAGGAGATGCCCGAGTCCGACCAGGTCGAGATCCTCTCGGGCCTGGGCGACGACCGCGCCGCCGACGTGCTCGATCACATGCAGCCCGACGACGCCGCCGACCTCATCGCACAGCTCCCCGAAGAGCGCGGCGAGCACCTGCTCGAGCTCATGGAGCCCGAGGAGGCCGACGACGTGCGGTTCCTCCTCTCCTACGGTCCCGACACCGCCGGCGGCCTCATGACGACCGAGCCGATCATCGTGTCGGCCGACGCCACCGTGGCCGAGGGCCTCGCGCTCATCCGGCGCCACGACCTGCCGCCGGCGCTCGGCGCGGCGGTCTGCGTCACGCTGCCGCCGTACGAGCCGCCGACGGGCCGGTTCCTCGGCGTCGTGCACTTCCAGCGGATGCTCCGCTACCCGCCGCACGAGCGCCTCGGCACACTCATCGACCAGGGGCTCGAGCCCGTCCGCGCCGACACCTCCGCCGCCGAGGTCAGCCGCATCCTCGCGAGCTACGACCTCGTCTCGGTGCCGGTGGTCGACGAGAAACACCGACTCGTCGGGGTGGTGACGATTGACGACGTACTCGACTACCTCCTGCCCGATGACTGGCGAAGTCACCCCGACGACGAGACCGATGTGGGGCGACGGGCCGCGGCTCGCTCCCAGCTGACCACGGGCAGCATCCCGATCCCGAACGGAAGGAGGGCAGGAGATGGCACGCGTTGA
- a CDS encoding DEAD/DEAH box helicase, whose protein sequence is MTTFSDLGVASDIVDALAGKGIIDAFPIQEQTIPLALAGQDIIGQAKTGTGKTFGFGLPIIQRLGDDPEGGVKALVVVPTRELCVQVTEDLELATSNRPTKIVSIYGGKAYEGQIEQLKAGAQIVVGTPGRLLDLASQRLLSLKNVQEMVLDEADKMLDLGFLADIEKLMAQTPATRHTMLFSATMPGPIVALARRFMLRPIHIRATDPDEGLTQANIKHLVYRAHSLDKDEVISRILQADGRGKTVIFTRTKRAAAKLVEELNDRGFNAAAVHGDLNQDQRERAMAAFKAGKKDVLIATDVAARGIDVDDVTHVINHTIPDDDKAYLHRVGRTGRAGKTGIAVTFVDWDDLHKWALINRALEFGQPEPTETYSSSPHLYSDLDIPAGTKGRLKPAATVAPTRSSTAGRSEGRAEAEAERAPRSRSRRRTRNGQPSGEAGAAGETAEPAAAAAAPKEPGTGTHDGKGHEHHDGNAAPRRRRRRRGPGTGGAAPQA, encoded by the coding sequence TTGACCACTTTCAGTGACCTCGGCGTCGCGTCCGACATCGTCGACGCCCTCGCCGGGAAGGGCATCATCGATGCCTTCCCCATCCAGGAACAGACCATCCCCCTCGCCCTCGCGGGCCAGGACATCATCGGCCAGGCGAAGACCGGCACGGGCAAGACCTTCGGGTTCGGCCTGCCGATCATCCAGCGCCTCGGCGACGACCCCGAGGGCGGCGTGAAGGCGCTCGTCGTCGTGCCCACGCGCGAGCTGTGCGTGCAGGTGACCGAGGACCTCGAGCTCGCGACCTCCAACCGGCCGACCAAGATCGTCTCGATCTACGGCGGCAAGGCGTACGAGGGCCAGATCGAGCAGCTCAAGGCCGGCGCGCAGATCGTCGTCGGCACCCCCGGTCGCCTCCTCGACCTCGCGTCGCAGCGTCTCCTCTCGTTGAAGAACGTGCAGGAGATGGTGCTCGACGAGGCCGACAAGATGCTCGACCTCGGCTTCCTCGCCGACATCGAGAAGCTCATGGCCCAGACGCCGGCCACCCGTCACACGATGCTCTTCTCGGCCACGATGCCCGGGCCGATCGTCGCACTCGCACGCCGCTTCATGCTGCGTCCGATCCACATCCGCGCGACCGACCCCGACGAGGGGCTCACCCAGGCGAACATCAAGCACCTCGTCTACCGGGCGCACTCGCTCGACAAGGACGAGGTCATCTCGCGCATCCTCCAGGCCGACGGCCGCGGCAAGACCGTGATCTTCACCCGCACGAAGCGCGCGGCGGCCAAGCTCGTCGAAGAGCTGAACGACCGCGGCTTCAACGCGGCGGCCGTGCACGGCGACCTCAACCAGGACCAGCGCGAGCGCGCCATGGCGGCGTTCAAGGCCGGTAAGAAGGATGTGCTGATCGCCACGGATGTCGCGGCCCGCGGCATCGACGTCGACGACGTGACCCACGTGATCAACCACACCATCCCCGACGACGACAAGGCCTACCTGCACCGCGTCGGCCGCACGGGCCGCGCGGGCAAGACGGGCATCGCCGTGACGTTCGTCGACTGGGACGATCTGCACAAGTGGGCGCTCATCAACCGCGCCCTCGAGTTCGGGCAGCCCGAGCCGACCGAGACCTACTCGTCGAGCCCGCACCTCTACAGCGACCTCGACATCCCGGCGGGCACGAAGGGCCGCCTGAAGCCGGCCGCCACGGTCGCGCCGACGCGCTCCAGCACCGCCGGTCGCAGCGAGGGGCGCGCCGAGGCCGAGGCCGAGCGGGCTCCCCGCTCGCGCTCGCGGCGACGCACGCGCAACGGCCAGCCCTCCGGCGAGGCGGGCGCGGCGGGCGAGACCGCGGAGCCCGCGGCGGCGGCGGCGGCACCGAAGGAGCCGGGCACGGGCACCCACGACGGCAAGGGCCACGAGCATCACGACGGCAACGCGGCCCCGCGCCGTCGCCGCCGTCGGCGCGGGCCGGGCACGGGCGGCGCAGCACCGCAGGCGTGA